TTTTCGAGCTGGGCCTGATCCATTTTCTGCGCTTCGACGCGGACTTCATCGATGGGCTTGTTGCTGTCGGCTTTCTTGCCGCAGCCGTAAGCCGCGAGAACCAGCGCCAGGGGAAGTACGAACCACATGTTTTTTTTCATGACGATCTCCTTAGTTTTTATCGATTAAAAGATGAGGGGGAATTTTGAGGTTGTGAAAGAATACGGACTTCGCGCTGCGGGTAAGGCATTTCAATGCCCGCGGCAGCCAGGTCCTTGTGCAGCGCCAGGTTCACGGCGTACAGGGTTTGGAAATATTTGGAGGTGGGAATCCAGTAGCGCAGGCCGATGTCCAGCGAAGAATCGCCCCACTCCTGCAGTCCGACCTGAGCGGCCGGCTGCTTCACGACTTCCGGGAACCTGCCGAGTGTTTCGCGGATCACCCGGATGGCGGTTTCGGGATCGTTTTCGTATTTGATGCCGATCGTCGCTTCCACGATGCGGTTTACCGAAGAGTTGTGCAGGATCTCGCCCACGATTTGCTTGTTGGGGATCGTGATCTTGATGCCGTCCTCGTCCGTGAGAGTTGTGCAGGCCAGCTTCACTTCCTTGACGAGCCCGCTGACGCCGCAAACCGTGATCGTGTCCCCCACGACAAACGGGCGGCTCATGATGATGGAAACGCCGGCGCCGTAATTCGAGAGAGGTCCCTGAATGGCCATGCTCGCGCCGAAGCTGAGCGCGCCGAGAGCGGCGATGAAAGGCGCGATCGTGATGCCGAAATTGCCGAGCGCGATCAGGAAGACAAAGGACAGGAGCAGGACCTTGATGACGCCTGCGAGGAATTTCGAAAGCGTGATGTCGAGATTGTTCTTCTGGAAGGTCTTGAAAAGGAAGTTCGAAGCCCAGTTCGAGGCCAGGACGCCGGCCACGATGATGATGAGGGCGCCGATGATCTGGAAACTGTAGTTGACCAGAAATTCAACGGCCGTATTGATGAAGGTCTGCAAGGTCGTGAGTTTTTCTTCCATGCTATCCAACTGGAATCGGGATTGTTAAAGCGCGCCTATAATAGCCACGAGTCCCTTGGAACACAAGGGGTTTTTCTCCTTTTCCGCGGTAAGGGTTTTCGCCGGCTTTATTGACTTTTGGGCCGGATTTGGCTAGCGTAAGCCCATGCGCTTTTACGCCGACCTGCACATCCATTCGAAGTACTCCCGCGCGACAAGCCGCGACTGCGACCTGGAACACCTGACCTATTGGGGACGGAAAAAAGGCATTACCGTCATCGGAACCGGCGACTTCACCCACCCCGCCTGGATCGCCGAAATCAA
The genomic region above belongs to Verrucomicrobiia bacterium and contains:
- a CDS encoding mechanosensitive ion channel family protein, whose amino-acid sequence is MEEKLTTLQTFINTAVEFLVNYSFQIIGALIIIVAGVLASNWASNFLFKTFQKNNLDITLSKFLAGVIKVLLLSFVFLIALGNFGITIAPFIAALGALSFGASMAIQGPLSNYGAGVSIIMSRPFVVGDTITVCGVSGLVKEVKLACTTLTDEDGIKITIPNKQIVGEILHNSSVNRIVEATIGIKYENDPETAIRVIRETLGRFPEVVKQPAAQVGLQEWGDSSLDIGLRYWIPTSKYFQTLYAVNLALHKDLAAAGIEMPYPQREVRILSQPQNSPSSFNR